GAGCGTATTGTTGCGGTTCCCTGAAGGGACTCACTGAATTATTTTTAAACCAATCTGTTGCGATTTCGAAATGGAAAGTTCCTTCGTCATTTGCTGGGCAATCTCGACAAACGCCTTTGACTGAGGTGAATCCGGATCGGCAATTATAATAGGGACACCATTATCTCCCCCTTCCCGAATGGCAGGATCGATCGGAACCTCTCCGAGAAAAGGGACGCCCAATTTCTTTGCCGCAGCCCGCCCGCCGCCTCGATCGAAGATCTCTGTCTTTTCATGGCAGTGAGGACACTCAAAATAACTCATGTTCTCCACGATTCCGAGGACCGGCACACTGACTTTTTTAAACATCGCCATCCCTTTTCTGGAATCGAGAAGGGCAACTTCCTGGGGGGTCGTCACGATGACGGCTCCACTCAGCGGTACCAGTTGGGCAATGGAAAGCTGAGCATCGCCCGTACCGGGAGGAAGGTCGACGAGGAGATAATCGAGATCACCCCATGCCACATCACGCAACAGCTGCTGTATTGCCCCGTGTACCATGGGCCCCCGCCAGATCATCGGGGTATCTTCCGGAACGAAGAAGGCCATGGATATAAAGCGGACGCCGTGGTTTTCTGCTGGCGTGATCTTTTCCCCCTGGGGAGCAGGCGGGGCCTTGATCCCCATCATAATGGGAATATTCGGTCCATAGATATCAGCATCCAATAGCCCGACCCGTGCGCCTCCCTGGGCCAGAGCGACCGCCATGTTGACGCTCACGGTCGTCTTGCCGACACCCCCTTTTCCACTGCTGATCGCGATGGCACTCTTCACCCCGGGGATAAATTTTTCTTCCTTTATCTTCTCTTCTGCCATGAACAACTCACCTCCCAGAGTTACATCTGAATGCACAGTATACATAGGCCGGAGAAGGCTTGTAAAGCGGGATTCAGAATACCTGAATTTTTACTCCCAGACAAAGCACATGGAAGCTTTATTCGTCACATTCCAGGATCGACTCGATCATACTCTTGTTGACCGAAACAAACGGAATGGATTCTTCCTTCCCATCAACGAGAACATCCGTCAAGTTGATGAAACGCCGGTCTTCCTCATTCAGGACGTCGGATATCCTCTTCCGCATTTGAGGGATGGTGATGTAACCTTCATAATTCGCCTGCGATGTTCTGACCTGAATCCTGACGCGTTTCAGATTTGGCATGCTCTCCTCCCGGTCTTTGTCTCTGCGATTAACCACTATCGGCGCTTATGCCTCGTCTTTTTCAACAATTTCTTGTGCTTGTGTTTCCGCATCTTTTTTCTTCTTTTCTTTACCACACGTGACATCTTTTCTCCTTATGTTATTGCTTATGTTATCACACAGACGGCATACCGCCCTGAGATCTGCGGTGAGAGCCCGGCCAAACTGATTACGCGGTATTGATATTCAATGATATCTTTCCACGTTTTTCCCGAACAATAAGGACGGGACATTCCCCGTATTCGATGACCTTCAGCGGGACACTGCCCAAAAAAAGCTTCTTGACGCTTGAACTTCCGCTCGCCCCCATCACAACGATGTCGTGATCCAGGGCCTCGTCAATAATCTCTTCAGAAGGCCGTCCGACACGAACCTTCCGTTTCGCCTCGATCCCCATTTGACCCAGAATCATTTCAGCCCTTCGAGCCATTCGGACTGCCCCTTTACGTTCCATTTTCTCTTCAGCCACGGAGAGGATCGTAACCTTCGCCCCCAGTGCACGTGCCATCTCGGCACCCGCAATCTCTGCCTTTTCTGCAAGAGGGGACCCGTCGGTGCAAAGGAGGAAGTTATCATCTTCCCGGATATTTTTTGCGATGAGAACGCTGCATGACGCAAGATCCGCGACCCGAAGTGCCGTGCTCCCAACAAAATAACGTGAGATGCCCTTGTGCCCGCGAGAGCTGACGATGATCAGGTCATAATCTCCCCGAGTCGCCTCCTCTAGGATCTCATCGACGACATTTCCTTCCCGCAATCGAAAACGGACATTCTCTCCATGAATTCCTTCAAGCTGCAGTTCGGTCGCCCCATCGATCCCCTTACGAAAGGTGTGCCTCCGTCGACCTTTCGATGCTCGAACCTTGGTGAGTCCGACTTCGGTTAAAATTTTATTCG
This genomic interval from Candidatus Manganitrophaceae bacterium contains the following:
- a CDS encoding ATP-binding protein — encoded protein: MYTVHSDVTLGGELFMAEEKIKEEKFIPGVKSAIAISSGKGGVGKTTVSVNMAVALAQGGARVGLLDADIYGPNIPIMMGIKAPPAPQGEKITPAENHGVRFISMAFFVPEDTPMIWRGPMVHGAIQQLLRDVAWGDLDYLLVDLPPGTGDAQLSIAQLVPLSGAVIVTTPQEVALLDSRKGMAMFKKVSVPVLGIVENMSYFECPHCHEKTEIFDRGGGRAAAKKLGVPFLGEVPIDPAIREGGDNGVPIIIADPDSPQSKAFVEIAQQMTKELSISKSQQIGLKIIQ
- a CDS encoding AURKAIP1/COX24 domain-containing protein; translation: MSRVVKKRRKKMRKHKHKKLLKKTRHKRR
- a CDS encoding universal stress protein — translated: METDADLFPSPPSALWSLLELLGFAMKMLMCTDGEEYAEEAIQFGGRLAMEMNADVSVVHVRPLIAPSTRVQLMTARKKLGEWDLDLPGVDYLARANKILTEVGLTKVRASKGRRRHTFRKGIDGATELQLEGIHGENVRFRLREGNVVDEILEEATRGDYDLIIVSSRGHKGISRYFVGSTALRVADLASCSVLIAKNIREDDNFLLCTDGSPLAEKAEIAGAEMARALGAKVTILSVAEEKMERKGAVRMARRAEMILGQMGIEAKRKVRVGRPSEEIIDEALDHDIVVMGASGSSSVKKLFLGSVPLKVIEYGECPVLIVREKRGKISLNINTA